The Pseudomonas asiatica genome has a segment encoding these proteins:
- a CDS encoding histone deacetylase family protein produces the protein MRCYFHPEQLLHHPRSYYSRGAMRTPQEVPERAQRLLQAAKDLGFDIRQPEDAGLEPLKAVHGEAYLAFLEEAHARWKEVPEDWGDEVMSNIFVREPNALRGILAQAGRYLADGSCPVGEHTWRSAYWSAQSAVAGAKAILDGEPAAYALCRPPGHHARFDAAGGFCYINNAAVAAQALRSRYSRVAILDTDMHHGQGIQEIFYDRRDVLYVSVHGDPTNFYPGVAGFADERGSGAGEGYNLNLPMAHGASEADFMGQLEIALAAVKDFGAEVLVLSLGFDIYELDPQSKVAVTTEGFAVLGERIRAMRLPCLIVQEGGYHLESLEANVLGFFADKADW, from the coding sequence ATGCGTTGCTACTTCCACCCCGAACAACTGCTGCACCACCCACGCAGCTACTACTCGCGCGGCGCCATGCGCACCCCGCAGGAAGTCCCCGAACGCGCCCAGCGCCTGCTGCAGGCGGCCAAGGATCTGGGCTTCGACATCCGTCAGCCTGAGGACGCCGGCCTCGAACCGCTCAAGGCAGTGCATGGCGAGGCCTACCTGGCCTTCCTCGAAGAGGCCCATGCGCGCTGGAAGGAAGTGCCCGAGGACTGGGGCGACGAGGTCATGTCCAACATCTTCGTGCGTGAACCCAACGCCTTGCGCGGCATCCTCGCCCAGGCCGGGCGCTACCTGGCTGACGGCAGCTGCCCTGTAGGCGAACACACCTGGCGCTCGGCCTATTGGTCTGCGCAAAGCGCAGTGGCCGGTGCCAAGGCCATTCTCGACGGCGAGCCGGCGGCCTATGCCCTGTGCCGGCCGCCAGGCCACCATGCGCGCTTCGATGCGGCCGGTGGTTTCTGCTACATCAACAACGCCGCTGTCGCTGCCCAGGCCTTGCGCAGCCGCTACAGCCGCGTGGCCATCCTCGATACCGACATGCACCACGGGCAGGGGATTCAGGAAATCTTCTACGACCGCCGGGATGTGCTGTATGTATCGGTGCATGGCGACCCCACCAACTTCTACCCGGGTGTGGCCGGGTTCGCGGACGAGCGTGGCAGCGGTGCGGGGGAGGGGTACAACCTCAACTTGCCGATGGCGCATGGGGCTAGCGAAGCGGACTTCATGGGCCAGCTGGAGATCGCGCTGGCAGCGGTGAAGGACTTTGGCGCCGAGGTGCTGGTGTTGTCGCTGGGGTTCGATATCTACGAACTCGACCCGCAGAGCAAGGTGGCGGTGACGACTGAAGGGTTTGCGGTATTGGGCGAGCGGATTCGGGCGATGCGCTTGCCGTGCCTGATCGTGCAGGAAGGGGGGTATCACCTGGAGAGCCTGGAGGCGAATGTGCTGGGGTTCTTTGCTGATAAAGCAGATTGGTGA
- a CDS encoding S-type pyocin domain-containing protein, translated as MTSRRTLTSQELQEIYSAAPFTYDFEDILSWDSPFTLPITPPNIASLSYDALSDNATTIAKNVIQEIEATCPVSTPGFENYLNKHYSDIRQSYPDQASQLYAQKKFLLLLYNKTHKQAIHNINLYLAEHIYTIGIDEAALHFENVVHFNRWHDQDFYMIEEDLYFLMSNITAAQIEIVLNRCLEKIKKEYENLQQKTIIILRNNHNKDSQGNSITLKPNSGIVLSSTLTTISTNPIRFGSLQSHILRGIEKVKTLGITATPIFRLGIGLFFYSSELGNADLYHDSALSMPAELLIPDLPTNIHDIALKHGTIESPLRINANLDTYTLTNRANSTSAEKKVPVRPLVMDKEGNSYTSIPSSDFPIRLSFPIHTENGSSTTTPSDPILSDPYEGVNLRPAWIEATPLPAYEPPNYKDCIYCFPPESGLPPLYIVFNSPYPDATTIGTYSGRAYNPDKAGGPIERLDWREVKITATGIELVKLHTSRFGPSDANDIMINRLEKILQGKLQETDTDKRFYTHEIRELERFRTLEIPDKIRPNDDGEAWNNTHAATLEDYQLTSELELLYTPEAIEADDQQIARENK; from the coding sequence GTGACCTCACGCAGAACACTAACAAGCCAGGAACTGCAAGAAATATACTCAGCCGCGCCTTTTACATATGACTTTGAGGACATCCTTTCTTGGGACAGCCCGTTCACACTACCTATAACACCGCCGAACATAGCATCGCTTTCATATGATGCGCTCAGCGACAACGCAACGACCATTGCGAAAAATGTGATACAGGAAATCGAGGCTACCTGCCCAGTGAGCACTCCTGGATTTGAGAACTATTTGAATAAACATTATTCAGACATAAGACAATCCTACCCAGACCAGGCAAGCCAACTTTACGCCCAAAAGAAATTCCTCCTGCTCCTTTATAACAAAACCCACAAACAAGCCATCCACAATATCAACCTATACTTAGCAGAACACATATATACAATAGGCATTGACGAAGCAGCACTGCATTTCGAAAACGTCGTTCACTTTAACCGCTGGCACGACCAAGATTTCTATATGATCGAGGAAGATTTGTACTTTTTAATGAGCAACATTACTGCCGCGCAAATTGAAATAGTACTAAATCGCTGCCTTGAAAAAATAAAAAAGGAATACGAAAACCTCCAGCAGAAAACCATAATAATATTAAGAAACAACCACAACAAAGACAGTCAAGGCAATTCCATCACCTTAAAACCCAACTCCGGAATAGTGCTAAGCTCAACATTAACCACAATATCAACTAACCCAATCAGATTTGGCAGCCTTCAGAGCCATATCCTTAGAGGAATAGAGAAAGTTAAGACACTGGGCATTACTGCAACCCCAATCTTCAGGCTGGGCATAGGTTTATTTTTTTATTCATCAGAATTAGGAAACGCTGATTTGTACCATGACTCAGCCCTGAGCATGCCTGCTGAACTACTCATTCCTGATTTGCCTACGAATATTCATGACATTGCGCTTAAGCACGGGACAATTGAATCACCGCTACGAATAAATGCCAATCTGGACACGTATACTCTTACGAACCGCGCAAACTCCACAAGTGCTGAAAAAAAGGTGCCTGTACGCCCCTTAGTAATGGATAAAGAAGGCAATAGCTACACATCGATTCCATCGAGTGATTTTCCAATCAGGCTCAGCTTCCCCATTCATACCGAGAACGGGTCGTCAACTACAACCCCCAGTGACCCGATACTGTCGGACCCCTATGAGGGGGTCAATCTCAGACCCGCATGGATAGAAGCGACACCGCTCCCTGCCTATGAACCACCGAATTATAAAGACTGTATTTACTGCTTCCCGCCAGAATCTGGTCTGCCACCACTGTACATAGTTTTCAATTCTCCCTATCCCGACGCAACAACCATAGGCACTTATAGCGGGCGAGCTTATAATCCAGACAAAGCAGGTGGACCTATCGAGCGACTGGATTGGCGCGAGGTCAAAATCACAGCGACAGGCATCGAATTAGTCAAATTACACACAAGCCGCTTCGGCCCGTCCGATGCAAATGACATCATGATCAACAGGCTGGAAAAAATCCTACAGGGCAAGTTGCAAGAAACGGACACCGACAAGCGCTTTTACACACATGAGATAAGGGAGCTGGAGCGCTTTCGCACCCTTGAAATACCAGATAAAATCAGGCCGAACGATGATGGTGAAGCATGGAACAATACACACGCTGCAACACTGGAAGACTACCAACTCACCTCGGAGCTCGAACTGCTTTACACACCAGAAGCAATTGAAGCAGATGACCAGCAGATCGCACGAGAGAACAAATGA
- a CDS encoding PLP-dependent aminotransferase family protein: protein MFELHPDSSTPLVNQIIDGLRELIDNQTLKPGAKVPSIRAFAASYSVSTFTVVEAYDRLVAQGLLVSRGNAGFFVNRAAGELLDPHNAEADTSRPTFNSEWYLQQIFEIRQLPFKPGCGWLPNDWMYEDGLRRGLRQVAGSPLELSGYGDPMGLMELRALTAQNLQQELSIVANPAQLMLTHGASQALDLAARTLVRPGDVVLVDDPGYPNLMSILRTQGATLVGVPRTPAGYDLNQLEQLLTHHRPTAFFTQPHLHSPTCSRTPLPQLHRLLQLASQHGFRLVENNLYADMVAEPQPCLASLDHLQQVVYVGSYSKSISPNVRVGYMLANPELMQKLLHLKMRSGLTTSQVMERVVYAAIIDGRWRKHLKRLRQRLAEAHQEVGRHLHRLGFELFIESDEGMYIWTRHPAIPDSAALLDDALEKGIMLGPGQLFMVDAKATGWMRFNVAFSTEPAMWELLEKVLVKHVRRGGV, encoded by the coding sequence ATGTTCGAATTACATCCAGACTCCTCGACCCCGCTGGTGAACCAGATCATCGACGGGCTGCGCGAGCTGATCGACAACCAGACCCTCAAGCCAGGCGCCAAGGTCCCCTCGATCCGCGCCTTTGCCGCGAGCTATTCGGTGAGCACCTTCACCGTGGTCGAGGCCTACGACCGTCTGGTCGCCCAGGGCCTGCTGGTGAGCCGGGGCAATGCGGGGTTCTTCGTCAACCGCGCGGCGGGCGAATTGCTCGACCCGCACAACGCCGAGGCCGACACCAGTCGACCAACGTTCAACTCCGAGTGGTACCTGCAGCAGATCTTCGAAATCCGCCAGTTGCCGTTCAAGCCAGGCTGCGGCTGGCTGCCCAACGACTGGATGTACGAAGACGGCCTGCGCCGCGGCCTGCGCCAGGTGGCCGGCAGCCCGCTGGAGCTGTCGGGCTACGGCGACCCCATGGGTCTGATGGAGCTGCGTGCACTGACCGCACAGAACCTGCAGCAGGAACTGTCGATCGTTGCCAACCCGGCGCAGCTGATGCTTACCCATGGCGCCAGCCAGGCCCTGGACCTGGCCGCGCGCACCCTGGTGCGCCCGGGCGACGTGGTGCTGGTGGACGACCCCGGTTACCCCAACCTGATGAGCATCCTGCGTACCCAGGGCGCGACCCTGGTCGGCGTGCCGCGCACACCGGCCGGCTACGACCTGAACCAGCTGGAACAGTTGCTCACCCATCACCGCCCCACTGCATTCTTCACCCAGCCGCACCTGCACAGCCCGACCTGCTCGCGCACGCCGCTACCGCAGCTGCACCGCCTGCTGCAACTGGCCAGCCAGCACGGCTTCCGCCTGGTGGAGAACAACCTGTACGCCGACATGGTCGCCGAACCGCAGCCGTGCCTGGCCAGCCTCGACCACCTGCAGCAGGTGGTGTACGTGGGCAGCTACTCCAAGAGCATTTCGCCCAATGTGCGGGTCGGCTACATGCTGGCCAACCCCGAGCTGATGCAGAAGCTGCTGCACCTGAAAATGCGCTCTGGCCTGACCACCTCGCAGGTGATGGAGCGCGTGGTGTATGCCGCGATCATCGACGGGCGCTGGCGCAAGCACCTCAAGCGCCTGCGCCAGCGGCTGGCCGAGGCGCACCAGGAAGTTGGCCGGCATCTGCATCGGCTGGGCTTCGAGCTGTTCATCGAGTCGGATGAAGGGATGTATATCTGGACCCGCCACCCGGCGATTCCAGACAGCGCGGCGTTGCTGGATGATGCGTTGGAGAAAGGCATCATGCTCGGGCCCGGGCAGTTGTTCATGGTCGATGCCAAAGCGACCGGGTGGATGCGGTTCAACGTGGCGTTCAGTACCGAGCCGGCGATGTGGGAGTTGCTGGAGAAGGTGTTGGTGAAGCATGTGCGGCGGGGTGGGGTGTAG
- a CDS encoding amino acid permease has product MDATSTTTTAKSGHESKLSASLKSRHLTMMSIAGVIGGALFVGSGSVIHSAGPAAVLAYLAGGILVVLIMRMLGEMATSSPDTGSFSTYADRAIGRWAGFTIGWLYWWYWVILMAWEAYVAGKILHGFFPDVSVNVFVLATTLLLITVNFFNVKHYGEFEFWFALIKVIAIVCFLIVCTAAVLNIWQFGEVRGISHLTAEGFMPNGITTVIGALLGVMFAFLGAEIVTIAASEAKDPAAQIVKATNSVVWRVCLFYVGSIFLIVCLVPWNDPHLGVSGYGAYRRTLELLGVPYAELLMNFVVLTSVSSCLISGHYTASRMLFSLAQRGDAPSFFKITRAGTGVPVYAIMGSCAVAVVCALINFSETLRPKDVLETLMNTTGMIALLVYLVIAFSQLRMRRKLIAEGKEVRLKMWLFPWLTYLVIAFIVAALVTMAFMPDYQILVISTGIAAAIVVAMGVVHQIRTGKQH; this is encoded by the coding sequence ATGGACGCAACATCCACAACCACCACCGCGAAAAGCGGGCATGAGAGCAAGCTCAGTGCCTCGCTCAAGTCGCGCCACCTGACGATGATGTCGATCGCCGGGGTTATCGGCGGCGCCTTGTTCGTCGGTTCCGGCAGCGTGATTCACAGCGCCGGCCCAGCTGCTGTGCTGGCCTACCTGGCAGGCGGCATCCTGGTGGTACTGATCATGCGCATGCTGGGTGAAATGGCGACTTCCTCGCCAGACACCGGTTCGTTCTCCACCTACGCCGATCGCGCCATCGGCCGTTGGGCCGGTTTCACCATCGGCTGGCTGTACTGGTGGTACTGGGTCATCCTCATGGCCTGGGAAGCTTATGTGGCGGGCAAGATCCTGCATGGTTTCTTCCCCGACGTCAGCGTCAACGTGTTCGTGCTGGCCACGACCCTGTTGCTGATCACCGTCAACTTCTTCAACGTCAAGCACTACGGTGAGTTCGAGTTCTGGTTCGCCTTGATCAAGGTGATCGCGATCGTCTGCTTCCTGATCGTGTGTACCGCTGCCGTGCTGAACATCTGGCAGTTCGGTGAAGTGCGTGGCATCAGCCACCTCACCGCCGAAGGCTTCATGCCCAATGGCATCACCACCGTGATCGGTGCCTTGCTCGGGGTGATGTTCGCCTTCCTCGGCGCGGAAATCGTCACCATCGCCGCTTCCGAAGCCAAGGACCCGGCCGCGCAGATCGTCAAGGCGACCAACTCGGTGGTCTGGCGTGTGTGCCTGTTCTACGTGGGTTCGATCTTCCTGATCGTCTGCCTGGTACCGTGGAACGATCCGCACCTGGGCGTTTCCGGCTACGGCGCCTACCGCCGCACCCTGGAGCTGTTGGGCGTGCCGTATGCCGAGCTGCTGATGAACTTCGTGGTGCTGACCTCGGTGAGCAGCTGCCTGATCTCGGGCCACTACACCGCTTCGCGCATGCTGTTCTCCCTGGCCCAGCGTGGCGACGCGCCGTCGTTCTTCAAGATCACCCGCGCCGGCACCGGTGTACCGGTGTACGCGATCATGGGTTCGTGCGCCGTGGCCGTGGTGTGTGCGCTGATCAACTTCAGCGAGACCCTGCGCCCGAAAGACGTGCTGGAAACCCTGATGAACACCACCGGCATGATTGCCCTGCTGGTGTACCTGGTGATTGCCTTCTCGCAGCTGCGCATGCGCCGCAAGCTGATTGCCGAAGGCAAGGAAGTACGCCTGAAGATGTGGCTGTTCCCATGGCTGACCTACCTGGTGATCGCGTTCATCGTGGCCGCCCTGGTGACCATGGCCTTCATGCCTGACTACCAGATCCTGGTGATTTCCACCGGTATCGCCGCGGCAATCGTGGTGGCGATGGGTGTGGTGCATCAGATCCGCACTGGCAAGCAGCACTAA
- the tam gene encoding trans-aconitate 2-methyltransferase, translating into MAWSATQYSQFEDERTRAVRDLLAAVPARPVRHATDLGCGPGNSTEVLLQRYPDAQVTALDSDPDMIDKARERKRLCIPRVRTVIADIAGWSAPEPQDLILANASLQWVPDHASLYPHLVRQLSEGASLAVQTPDNLDEPAHRQLREIASQGPWAAKFADFQLPPRHSAAFYYDLLSPLCARVDVWRTTYHHPLAGGAEAVVEWFKGSALRPYLGRLEEQEQADFLQMYLQAMQRDYPPATDGKVLLPFPRLFVIATR; encoded by the coding sequence ATGGCCTGGTCCGCCACCCAGTATTCGCAATTCGAAGACGAGCGTACCCGCGCGGTGCGTGACCTGCTGGCCGCTGTACCGGCACGCCCGGTACGCCACGCCACCGACCTGGGCTGTGGCCCTGGCAATTCCACCGAGGTGCTGCTGCAACGTTACCCGGATGCCCAGGTGACGGCCCTGGACAGCGACCCGGACATGATCGACAAGGCCCGCGAGCGCAAACGGCTGTGCATCCCCCGCGTGCGCACAGTCATCGCTGACATTGCCGGCTGGTCCGCCCCCGAGCCGCAGGACCTGATCCTGGCCAATGCCTCGCTGCAATGGGTACCCGACCACGCCTCGCTGTACCCGCACCTGGTGCGCCAGCTGAGCGAAGGTGCCAGCCTGGCCGTGCAGACCCCGGACAACCTCGATGAGCCGGCCCACCGGCAACTGCGCGAAATCGCCAGCCAGGGCCCCTGGGCGGCGAAGTTCGCTGATTTCCAGCTGCCGCCACGGCACAGCGCGGCGTTCTACTACGACCTGCTCAGCCCGCTGTGTGCGCGGGTGGATGTGTGGCGCACCACCTACCACCACCCGTTGGCCGGTGGCGCGGAAGCCGTGGTGGAGTGGTTCAAGGGTTCGGCCTTGCGTCCGTACCTGGGGCGGTTGGAGGAGCAGGAGCAGGCGGATTTCCTGCAGATGTACCTGCAGGCGATGCAGCGCGACTACCCGCCGGCCACCGATGGCAAGGTGCTGTTGCCGTTCCCGCGGCTGTTCGTGATCGCTACCCGCTAG
- a CDS encoding DUF2784 domain-containing protein — protein MLYRLAADSLVLLHLLFILLVLFGGLLVLRWRPALLLHLPALAWGLAVECLHLGCPLTTWENRMRSTAGDAGYQGGFVEHYIWPLIYPAGLTPHIQLLLGTFVLLLNLGIYSYVAWRWRRPSG, from the coding sequence ATGCTCTACCGCCTTGCCGCCGACAGCCTGGTCCTGCTGCACCTGCTCTTCATCCTGCTGGTGCTGTTCGGCGGCCTGCTGGTACTGCGCTGGCGCCCTGCCCTGCTGCTGCACCTGCCGGCGCTGGCCTGGGGCCTGGCGGTGGAATGCCTGCACCTGGGCTGCCCGCTGACCACCTGGGAAAACCGCATGCGTAGCACGGCTGGTGACGCGGGCTACCAGGGCGGCTTCGTCGAGCACTATATCTGGCCGTTGATCTACCCCGCCGGGCTGACACCGCACATCCAGCTGCTGCTGGGCACTTTCGTGCTGCTGCTCAACCTCGGCATCTACAGCTACGTGGCCTGGCGCTGGCGCCGCCCTAGCGGGTAG
- a CDS encoding LysR substrate-binding domain-containing protein, whose amino-acid sequence MSVSHAQLKAFHAVAVHGSFTRAAEKLFLTQPAVSDQVRKLEERFGVLLFHRNKRSVQLTDLGERLLGISQRLFACEAEAHELLQDSRALHTGSLVLAVDAPVHVLPQIARFCQRYPGIQVKIETGNTDESLARLFSYQADLALLGRDVDDERLHCLPLRRDPMVAFVSHQHPWASRGAISLADLDDTPLVLREPGSVTRQTLEEEMQRAGLRIRPAIQVEGREAAREAVVVGIGVGVVSAAEFGADARVCALPIVDCQRHLTETLVCLSEQRTRRVVATFLQMVEEGL is encoded by the coding sequence ATGTCGGTTTCCCACGCACAACTCAAGGCCTTCCATGCCGTGGCCGTTCACGGCAGCTTTACCCGCGCCGCCGAAAAGCTGTTTCTTACCCAGCCCGCGGTGTCGGACCAGGTGCGCAAACTGGAGGAGCGCTTCGGCGTCTTGCTGTTCCACCGCAACAAGCGTTCGGTGCAGCTCACCGACCTCGGCGAGCGCCTGCTGGGCATCAGCCAGCGCCTGTTCGCCTGCGAGGCCGAAGCCCATGAACTGCTGCAGGATTCGCGTGCGCTGCACACCGGCAGCCTGGTGCTGGCGGTGGATGCGCCGGTGCACGTGCTGCCGCAGATCGCCCGCTTCTGCCAGCGCTACCCGGGTATCCAGGTGAAGATCGAGACTGGCAACACCGACGAGTCGCTGGCCCGGCTGTTCAGCTACCAGGCCGACCTGGCCCTGCTGGGGCGGGACGTCGACGATGAGCGGCTGCACTGCCTGCCGCTGCGCCGCGACCCGATGGTGGCGTTCGTCTCGCACCAGCACCCATGGGCCAGCCGCGGCGCGATCAGCCTGGCGGACCTGGACGATACGCCGCTGGTGCTGCGCGAGCCCGGGTCGGTGACGCGGCAGACGCTGGAAGAAGAAATGCAACGGGCCGGGCTGCGGATTCGCCCGGCGATCCAGGTGGAAGGCCGGGAAGCGGCGCGGGAAGCGGTGGTGGTGGGGATTGGTGTGGGGGTGGTGTCGGCGGCGGAGTTTGGTGCGGATGCGCGGGTGTGCGCCTTGCCGATCGTCGATTGCCAGCGGCACCTGACCGAGACCCTGGTGTGCCTGAGCGAGCAGCGCACGCGGCGGGTGGTGGCGACCTTCCTGCAGATGGTGGAGGAAGGGTTGTAA
- a CDS encoding MFS transporter, with product MNQSLAAFKRWRIQIFAITWLAYAAFYFTRKAFSVAKLGIGEDPNFMLDKAAMANLDAIYLTAYAVGQFTWGMLADRFGPRVVVLGGLLISAAAAVVMGSYATFPIFATCMLVQGLAQSTGWAGLCKNIGSFFPASQRGRVLGLWSSCYAFGGLVASPFAGWWAYTLVGTWHAAFFSSAAVVALVAVLFFFLQRNKPEDVGLPAVEPEPQSMAPAGNLCSVWAPLKEIMRNRTVLTLGLAYFLLKPARYAILLWGPVIVFEQMPSVGKVGAAIIPTAFELAGLLGPIIIGLASDKLFGARRMPACVISLVLLTVALAAFMAAMHTGSVILVVALLFVMGLTLYGPDSMISGAAAIDFGTAKAGATAAGFVNGCGSVGAVLGGLLPGYFDGVTVFIVFAGCALFSALVLLPHWNSRPASAAQSTDVAPNTSMAIKPLRT from the coding sequence ATGAACCAATCCCTAGCCGCGTTCAAACGCTGGCGTATCCAGATTTTCGCCATTACCTGGCTGGCCTACGCCGCCTTCTACTTCACCCGCAAGGCCTTCTCGGTGGCCAAGCTGGGCATCGGTGAAGACCCCAACTTCATGCTCGACAAGGCCGCCATGGCCAACCTCGACGCCATCTACCTGACCGCCTACGCCGTAGGCCAGTTCACCTGGGGCATGCTTGCCGACCGCTTTGGCCCACGCGTGGTGGTGCTCGGCGGCCTGCTGATTTCTGCTGCTGCGGCGGTGGTGATGGGCAGTTACGCCACCTTCCCGATCTTCGCCACCTGCATGCTGGTGCAGGGCCTGGCGCAATCCACCGGCTGGGCCGGGTTGTGCAAGAACATCGGCAGCTTCTTCCCGGCGTCGCAGCGTGGGCGGGTGCTGGGCCTGTGGAGTTCCTGCTATGCCTTCGGCGGCCTGGTGGCCTCCCCGTTCGCCGGCTGGTGGGCCTATACCCTGGTCGGTACCTGGCACGCGGCGTTCTTCTCCAGTGCCGCGGTGGTGGCGCTGGTGGCCGTGCTGTTCTTCTTCCTGCAGCGCAACAAGCCTGAAGACGTCGGCCTGCCGGCGGTGGAGCCCGAGCCGCAGAGCATGGCCCCGGCCGGCAACCTGTGCAGCGTGTGGGCGCCGCTGAAGGAGATCATGCGCAACCGCACGGTGCTGACCCTGGGGCTGGCGTACTTCCTGTTGAAGCCGGCGCGCTACGCCATCCTGCTGTGGGGGCCGGTGATCGTCTTCGAGCAGATGCCCTCGGTGGGCAAGGTGGGGGCAGCAATCATCCCGACAGCCTTCGAACTGGCCGGGCTGCTCGGCCCGATCATCATCGGCCTGGCCTCCGACAAGCTGTTCGGCGCCCGGCGCATGCCGGCTTGTGTCATCAGCCTGGTGTTGCTGACCGTGGCGTTGGCGGCGTTCATGGCGGCCATGCACACCGGCAGCGTGATCCTGGTGGTGGCCCTGCTGTTCGTCATGGGCCTGACCCTGTACGGGCCGGACTCGATGATCAGCGGCGCTGCGGCCATCGACTTCGGCACCGCCAAGGCTGGCGCTACCGCAGCTGGCTTCGTCAACGGCTGCGGTTCGGTGGGGGCGGTGCTTGGCGGGCTGCTGCCGGGGTACTTCGATGGTGTCACGGTGTTCATCGTGTTCGCCGGCTGCGCGCTGTTCTCGGCGCTGGTGCTGCTGCCGCACTGGAACAGCCGCCCGGCCAGCGCTGCGCAAAGCACTGACGTGGCCCCGAATACCAGCATGGCAATCAAGCCACTGCGTACCTGA